A single region of the Gorilla gorilla gorilla isolate KB3781 chromosome 1, NHGRI_mGorGor1-v2.1_pri, whole genome shotgun sequence genome encodes:
- the UBE2Q1 gene encoding ubiquitin-conjugating enzyme E2 Q1 isoform X1: MQQPQPQGQQQPGPGQQLGGQGAAPGAGGGPGGGPGPGPCLRRELKLLESIFHRGHERFRIASACLDELSCEFLLAGAGGAGAGAAPGPHLPPRGSVPGDPVRIHCNITESYPAVPPIWSVESDDPNLAAVLERLVDIKKGNTLLLQHLKRIISDLCKLYNLPQHPDVEMLDQPLPAEQCTQEDVSSEDEDEEMPEDTEDLDHYEMKEEEPAEGKKSEDDGIGKENLAILEKIKKNQRQDYLNGAVSGSVQATDRLMKELRDIYRSQSFKGGNYAVELVNDSLYDWNVKLLKVDQDSALHNDLQILKEKEGADFILLNFSFKDNFPFDPPFVRVVSPVLSGGYVLGGGAICMELLTKQGWSSAYSIESVIMQISATLVKGKARVQFGANKSQYSLTRAQQSYKSLVQIHEKNGEAGARTQEIRTLATPRFSLPATEQEPLLLVSDTQPPINTAPAPVLPGGTGGG, from the exons aTGCAGCAGCCGCAGCCGCAGGGGCAGCAGCAGCCGGGGCCGGGGCAGCAGCTGGGGGGCCAGGGGGCGGCGCCGGGGGCCGGGGGCGGCCCAGGGGGGGGCCCGGGGCCGGGGCCCTGCCTGAGGCGAGAGTTGAAGCTGCTCGAGTCCATCTTCCACCGCGGCCACGAGCGCTTCCGCATTGCCAGCGCCTGCCTGGACGAGCTGAGCTGCGAGTTCCTGCTGGCTGGGGCCGGAGGGGCCGGGGCGGGGGCCGCGCCCGGACCGCATCTCCCCCCACGGGGGTCGGTGCCTGGGGATCCTGTCCGCATCCACTGCAACATCACG GAGTCGTACCCTGCTGTGCCCCCCATCTGGTCGGTGGAGTCTGATGACCCTAACTTGGCTGCTGTCTTGGAGAGGCTGGTGGACATAAAGAAAGGGAATACTCTG CTATTGCAGCATCTGAAGAGGATCATCTCCGACCTGTGTAAACTCTATAACCTCCCTCAGCATCCAGATGTGGAGATGCTGGATCAACCCTTGCCAGCAGAGCAG TGCACACAGGAAGACGTGTCTTCagaagatgaagatgaggagATGCCTGAG GACACAGAAGACTTAGATCACtatgaaatgaaagaggaagaGCCGGCTGAGGGCAAGAAATCTGAAGATGATGGCATTGGAAAAGAAAACTTGGCCATcctagagaaaattaaaaagaaccagAGGCAAGATTACTTAAAT GGTGCAGTGTCTGGCTCGGTGCAGGCCACTGACCGGCTGATGAAGGAGCTCAGGGATATATACCGATCACAGAGTTTCAAAGGCG GAAACTATGCAGTCGAACTCGTGAATGACAGTCTGTATGATTGGAATGTCAAACTCCTCAA AGTTGACCAGGACAGCGCTTTGCACAACGATCTCCAGATCctcaaagagaaagaaggagccGACTTCATTCTACTTAACTTTTCCTTTAAA gataACTTTCCCTTTGACCCACCATTTGTCAGGGTTGTGTCTCCAGTCCTCTCTGGAGG GTATGTTCTGGGCGGAGGGGCCATCTGCATGGAACTTCTCACCAAACAG GGCTGGAGCAGTGCCTACTCCATAGAGTCAGTGATCATGCAGATCAGTGCCACACTGGTGAAGGGGAAAGCACGAGTGCAGTTTGGAGCCAACAAA TCTCAATACAGTCTGACAAGAGCACAGCAGTCCTACAAGTCCTTGGTGCAGATCCACGAAAAAAACGGTGAGGCTGGAGCCAGGACTCAGGAGATTCGGACACTTGCCACACCCAGGTTTTCACTTCCAGCCACAGAGCAAGAACCCCTTCTTTTGGTTTCTGATACTCAACCACCCATTAACACAGCACCTGCCCCAGTTCTCCCAGGAGGGACTGGCGGTGGCTAA
- the CHRNB2 gene encoding neuronal acetylcholine receptor subunit beta-2 isoform X1, which yields MARRCGPVALLLGFGLLRLCSGVWGTDTEERLVEHLLDPSRYNKLIRPATNGSELVTVQLMVSLAQLISVHEREQIMTTNVWLTQEWEDYRLTWKPEEFDNMKKVRLPSKHIWLPDVVLYNNADGMYEVSFYSNAVVSYDGSIFWLPPAIYKSACKIEVKHFPFDQQNCTMKFRSWTYDRTEIDLVLKSEVASLDDFTPSGEWDIVALPGRRNENPDDSTYVDITYDFIIRRKPLFYTINLIIPCVLITSLAILVFYLPSDCGEKMTLCISVLLALTVFLLLISKIVPPTSLDVPLVGKYLMFTMVLVTFSIVTSVCVLNVHHRSPTTHTMAPWVKVVFLEKLPALLFMQQPRHHCARQRLRLRRRQREREGAGALFFREAPGADSCTCFVNRASVQGLAGAFGAEPAPVAGPGRSGEPCGCGLREAVDGVRFIADHMRSEDDDQSVSEDWKYVAMVIDRLFLWIFVFVCVFGTIGMFLQPLFQNYTTTTFLHSDHSAPSSKLKVWWARLSIRGASEF from the exons ATGGCCCGGCGCTGCGGCCCCGTGGCGCTGCTCCTTGGCTTCGGCCTCCTCCGGCTGTGCTCAG GGGTGTGGGGTACGGACACAGAGGAGCGGCTGGTGGAGCATCTCCTGGATCCTTCCCGCTACAACAAGCTTATCCGCCCAGCCACCAATGGCTCTGAGCTGGTGACAGTACAGCTTATGGTGTCACTGGCCCAGCTCATCAGTGTG CATGAGCGGGAGCAGATCATGACCACCAATGTCTGGCTGACCCAG GAGTGGGAAGATTATCGCCTCACCTGGAAGCCTGAAGAGTTTGACAATATGAAGAAAGTTCGGCTCCCTTCCAAACACATCTGGCTCCCAGATGTGGTCCTGTACAACAA TGCTGACGGCATGTACGAGGTGTCCTTCTATTCCAATGCCGTGGTCTCCTATGATGGCAGCATCTTCTGGCTGCCGCCTGCCATCTACAAGAGCGCATGCAAGATTGAAGTAAAGCACTTCCCATTTGACCAGCAGAACTGCACCATGAAGTTCCGTTCGTGGACCTACGACCGCACAGAGATCGACTTGGTGCTGAAGAGTGAGGTGGCCAGCCTGGACGACTTCACACCTAGTGGTGAGTGGGACATCGTGGCGCTGCCAGGCCGGCGCAACGAGAACCCCGACGACTCTACGTACGTGGACATCACGTATGACTTCATCATTCGCCGCAAGCCGCTCTTCTACACCATCAACCTCATCATCCCCTGTGTGCTCATCACCTCGCTAGCCATCCTTGTCTTCTACCTGCCATCTGACTGTGGTGAGAAGATGACGTTGTGCATCTCAGTGCTGCTGGCGCTCACGGTCTTCCTGCTGCTCATCTCCAAGATCGTGCCTCCCACCTCCCTCGACGTGCCGCTCGTCGGCAAGTACCTCATGTTCACCATGGTGCTTGTCACCTTCTCCATCGTCACCAGCGTGTGCGTGCTCAACGTGCACCACCGCTCGCCCACCACGCACACCATGGCGCCCTGGGTGAAGGTCGTCTTCCTGGAGAAGCTGCCCGCGCTGCTCTTCATGCAGCAGCCACGCCATCATTGCGCCCGTCAGCGCCTGCGCCTGCGGCGACGCCAGCGTGAGCGCGAGGGCGCTGGAGCCCTCTTCTTCCGCGAAGCCCCAGGGGCCGACTCCTGCACGTGCTTCGTCAACCGCGCGTCGGTGCAGGGGTTGGCCGGGGCCTTCGGGGCTGAGCCTGCACCGGTGGCGGGCCCCGGGCGCTCAGGGGAGCCGTGTGGCTGTGGCCTCCGGGAGGCGGTGGACGGCGTGCGCTTCATCGCAGACCACATGCGGAGCGAGGACGATGACCAGAGC GTGAGTGAGGACTGGAAGTACGTCGCCATGGTGATCGACCGCCTCTTCCTCTGGATCTTTGTCTTTGTCTGTGTCTTTGGCACCATCGGCATGTTCCTGCAGCCTCTCTTCCAGAACTACACCACCACCACCTTCCTCCACTCAGACCACTCAGCCCCCAGCTCCAA gCTGAAGGTGTGGTGGGCAAGGCTGAGTATTAGGGGAGCTTCTGAGTTCTGA
- the UBE2Q1 gene encoding ubiquitin-conjugating enzyme E2 Q1 isoform X2 translates to MQQPQPQGQQQPGPGQQLGGQGAAPGAGGGPGGGPGPGPCLRRELKLLESIFHRGHERFRIASACLDELSCEFLLAGAGGAGAGAAPGPHLPPRGSVPGDPVRIHCNITESYPAVPPIWSVESDDPNLAAVLERLVDIKKGNTLLLQHLKRIISDLCKLYNLPQHPDVEMLDQPLPAEQCTQEDVSSEDEDEEMPEDTEDLDHYEMKEEEPAEGKKSEDDGIGKENLAILEKIKKNQRQDYLNGAVSGSVQATDRLMKELRDIYRSQSFKGGNYAVELVNDSLYDWNVKLLKVDQDSALHNDLQILKEKEGADFILLNFSFKDNFPFDPPFVRVVSPVLSGGYVLGGGAICMELLTKQGWSSAYSIESVIMQISATLVKGKARVQFGANKSQYSLTRAQQSYKSLVQIHEKNGWYTPPKEDG, encoded by the exons aTGCAGCAGCCGCAGCCGCAGGGGCAGCAGCAGCCGGGGCCGGGGCAGCAGCTGGGGGGCCAGGGGGCGGCGCCGGGGGCCGGGGGCGGCCCAGGGGGGGGCCCGGGGCCGGGGCCCTGCCTGAGGCGAGAGTTGAAGCTGCTCGAGTCCATCTTCCACCGCGGCCACGAGCGCTTCCGCATTGCCAGCGCCTGCCTGGACGAGCTGAGCTGCGAGTTCCTGCTGGCTGGGGCCGGAGGGGCCGGGGCGGGGGCCGCGCCCGGACCGCATCTCCCCCCACGGGGGTCGGTGCCTGGGGATCCTGTCCGCATCCACTGCAACATCACG GAGTCGTACCCTGCTGTGCCCCCCATCTGGTCGGTGGAGTCTGATGACCCTAACTTGGCTGCTGTCTTGGAGAGGCTGGTGGACATAAAGAAAGGGAATACTCTG CTATTGCAGCATCTGAAGAGGATCATCTCCGACCTGTGTAAACTCTATAACCTCCCTCAGCATCCAGATGTGGAGATGCTGGATCAACCCTTGCCAGCAGAGCAG TGCACACAGGAAGACGTGTCTTCagaagatgaagatgaggagATGCCTGAG GACACAGAAGACTTAGATCACtatgaaatgaaagaggaagaGCCGGCTGAGGGCAAGAAATCTGAAGATGATGGCATTGGAAAAGAAAACTTGGCCATcctagagaaaattaaaaagaaccagAGGCAAGATTACTTAAAT GGTGCAGTGTCTGGCTCGGTGCAGGCCACTGACCGGCTGATGAAGGAGCTCAGGGATATATACCGATCACAGAGTTTCAAAGGCG GAAACTATGCAGTCGAACTCGTGAATGACAGTCTGTATGATTGGAATGTCAAACTCCTCAA AGTTGACCAGGACAGCGCTTTGCACAACGATCTCCAGATCctcaaagagaaagaaggagccGACTTCATTCTACTTAACTTTTCCTTTAAA gataACTTTCCCTTTGACCCACCATTTGTCAGGGTTGTGTCTCCAGTCCTCTCTGGAGG GTATGTTCTGGGCGGAGGGGCCATCTGCATGGAACTTCTCACCAAACAG GGCTGGAGCAGTGCCTACTCCATAGAGTCAGTGATCATGCAGATCAGTGCCACACTGGTGAAGGGGAAAGCACGAGTGCAGTTTGGAGCCAACAAA TCTCAATACAGTCTGACAAGAGCACAGCAGTCCTACAAGTCCTTGGTGCAGATCCACGAAAAAAACG gCTGGTACACACCCCCAAAAGAAGACGGCTAA
- the CHRNB2 gene encoding neuronal acetylcholine receptor subunit beta-2 isoform X2 — MARRCGPVALLLGFGLLRLCSGVWGTDTEERLVEHLLDPSRYNKLIRPATNGSELVTVQLMVSLAQLISVHEREQIMTTNVWLTQEWEDYRLTWKPEEFDNMKKVRLPSKHIWLPDVVLYNNADGMYEVSFYSNAVVSYDGSIFWLPPAIYKSACKIEVKHFPFDQQNCTMKFRSWTYDRTEIDLVLKSEVASLDDFTPSGEWDIVALPGRRNENPDDSTYVDITYDFIIRRKPLFYTINLIIPCVLITSLAILVFYLPSDCGEKMTLCISVLLALTVFLLLISKIVPPTSLDVPLVGKYLMFTMVLVTFSIVTSVCVLNVHHRSPTTHTMAPWVKVVFLEKLPALLFMQQPRHHCARQRLRLRRRQREREGAGALFFREAPGADSCTCFVNRASVQGLAGAFGAEPAPVAGPGRSGEPCGCGLREAVDGVRFIADHMRSEDDDQSVSEDWKYVAMVIDRLFLWIFVFVCVFGTIGMFLQPLFQNYTTTTFLHSDHSAPSSK, encoded by the exons ATGGCCCGGCGCTGCGGCCCCGTGGCGCTGCTCCTTGGCTTCGGCCTCCTCCGGCTGTGCTCAG GGGTGTGGGGTACGGACACAGAGGAGCGGCTGGTGGAGCATCTCCTGGATCCTTCCCGCTACAACAAGCTTATCCGCCCAGCCACCAATGGCTCTGAGCTGGTGACAGTACAGCTTATGGTGTCACTGGCCCAGCTCATCAGTGTG CATGAGCGGGAGCAGATCATGACCACCAATGTCTGGCTGACCCAG GAGTGGGAAGATTATCGCCTCACCTGGAAGCCTGAAGAGTTTGACAATATGAAGAAAGTTCGGCTCCCTTCCAAACACATCTGGCTCCCAGATGTGGTCCTGTACAACAA TGCTGACGGCATGTACGAGGTGTCCTTCTATTCCAATGCCGTGGTCTCCTATGATGGCAGCATCTTCTGGCTGCCGCCTGCCATCTACAAGAGCGCATGCAAGATTGAAGTAAAGCACTTCCCATTTGACCAGCAGAACTGCACCATGAAGTTCCGTTCGTGGACCTACGACCGCACAGAGATCGACTTGGTGCTGAAGAGTGAGGTGGCCAGCCTGGACGACTTCACACCTAGTGGTGAGTGGGACATCGTGGCGCTGCCAGGCCGGCGCAACGAGAACCCCGACGACTCTACGTACGTGGACATCACGTATGACTTCATCATTCGCCGCAAGCCGCTCTTCTACACCATCAACCTCATCATCCCCTGTGTGCTCATCACCTCGCTAGCCATCCTTGTCTTCTACCTGCCATCTGACTGTGGTGAGAAGATGACGTTGTGCATCTCAGTGCTGCTGGCGCTCACGGTCTTCCTGCTGCTCATCTCCAAGATCGTGCCTCCCACCTCCCTCGACGTGCCGCTCGTCGGCAAGTACCTCATGTTCACCATGGTGCTTGTCACCTTCTCCATCGTCACCAGCGTGTGCGTGCTCAACGTGCACCACCGCTCGCCCACCACGCACACCATGGCGCCCTGGGTGAAGGTCGTCTTCCTGGAGAAGCTGCCCGCGCTGCTCTTCATGCAGCAGCCACGCCATCATTGCGCCCGTCAGCGCCTGCGCCTGCGGCGACGCCAGCGTGAGCGCGAGGGCGCTGGAGCCCTCTTCTTCCGCGAAGCCCCAGGGGCCGACTCCTGCACGTGCTTCGTCAACCGCGCGTCGGTGCAGGGGTTGGCCGGGGCCTTCGGGGCTGAGCCTGCACCGGTGGCGGGCCCCGGGCGCTCAGGGGAGCCGTGTGGCTGTGGCCTCCGGGAGGCGGTGGACGGCGTGCGCTTCATCGCAGACCACATGCGGAGCGAGGACGATGACCAGAGC GTGAGTGAGGACTGGAAGTACGTCGCCATGGTGATCGACCGCCTCTTCCTCTGGATCTTTGTCTTTGTCTGTGTCTTTGGCACCATCGGCATGTTCCTGCAGCCTCTCTTCCAGAACTACACCACCACCACCTTCCTCCACTCAGACCACTCAGCCCCCAGCTCCAAGTGA